The region TGGACCGAAAAACCTGCAGATGGCTCAGGTGCAACCGCCGCAGGCCAAGCTTGCGGGAGCTGGTACGTTTCATTTGAACAGCCATCCGGCTGCGGGCGGCGCCCTCAATTCTCGCTTGCCCTACAAACTCTATAAGGATGGCGCGCTGACGGAACACGGGGTCTTTGACGACGATGGCAACATGACTTTCCAGCACGAGCTGGAAAAGCAGTCCACCTACGAGTTGGAGCTCCCCAACGGCAACCGCTATACCATCGCGCCGAACCCACATGACGAAAAACAGGAAATGAGCGCTGGCATCGGGTACCACGGGTACGCCAATTCGGGCGGGGCTGCCAACGAGGGCTACGCGACGCTGGAACAGAGTCGTGTGCTGTCAAATCCAGCATTGGACGACGGCGAAGATTCATCCGAAGCATGACGCCATCGCATACTTCTTTAAGGAATGCACCATGAGTGCCATGAACAGCAACGTCGACCTCTACAAGCAAACGCTATCCTATCGCGACAACGACGCGCCCTACCAATGTCTCGCACAGCCTTGGTTTGTTCATGTTCCATATCCCGTCCATCCGCCGCGTTATCGCTGTTTTATTGAACCATTAATTTGCGGAGAAGCGGTCTTTAGAAAAATAGCGAAGGACTTGGAAAGCGCCAAGCATAGCGTCGATATCATCACATGGGGATTCGACCCTGGCATGGTGCTCGTGCGTGGGAAGAGCGCCGAGGATGGGATACGTTATGGAGATTTGCTGAAGAAGATTGCCTCGCACAAGCACAATCCGGTCAAAGTTCGTTTGCTGGTATGGCACGACAGCGCCGTGACGCAAAAGGTAATGAAAAACAATCCTGGCTACTACGGAAGACGATTTCCAAATATCGGATGCGCCCAGGGCGGTTACTTTAGCGAATCGCACCAAGCTTATAACACCGAATGGTATGCGCAGGTTTGCGACGACGCGATACCGAATATTCATTTTCATGTGCGCAAAGTTCCCGTCAATTTATTAAATAATTCATTGTCGGGAGAGCTGGCGCCCACTGGTTTTATGGCGCAGGTAACCCAAACGTTTGCCACGCACCACCAGAAAATGCTGTTGATTGACTATGAAAATCCGGTCAATGCGATAGGTTACGTGATGGGACATAATTCCGTCACCGACTTCTGGGACACGTCAGAGCACCACTTCCGCGACATCAGGCGCGAGCGTATCTACCACATGGAGCATGTGGCGCTACAGAAGGCGGCATGGAAAGAAGGCGAGTGTTATGACAGTGCCGGTCCAGGATACCAATTGAGCTCGCTGCAGCAGGCGGCCAAGGAGCGGCTTGTCCAATCATACATCGACAAAAATAGCCATGTGGTGAAACCGTATCAGGATGTGTCCTGTCGCTTGCATGGTCCGATTCTCTACGACCTCAATCATAATTTCTGCCAAGCGTGGGAAAAGTCAACCAGGCCTACCTCTCTCTTCATGGACACGGCTTGGTTCTTTAATCCGCCAATCAAGCGTATCGTTAGGAAAGCTCGAGACTGGCTTCATGATGAGATGGATCCGGAGTTCGTCGCGCGGCGCGCGAGAATACCATTGAGCGCATTCAAACTACAAAATGGCTTACACAATGTACAACTGCTGCGCACCGAGCCGCAGCATACAGAGAAGGCCATTAAGGAATGCTACGCCAACCTGACCCGGCAGACTCTTCGCTATATCTTCATACAAAACCAGTACATTCAGTACACGCCCTGGGCGGAGCATCTTATCGAATGCGTGGGCCGCCTGCGTTCGGCCGGCTACCTGAAGCCGATATATGTATTCATCCTGACCTCCACCCCGGAAAATGATGGCATGGACGTGCCGACCTACGATGTAGTCAGCAAGGTGGGCAGGAGCGAGACAATGAAGGTGGAGCACGAAGAGGCTTTGAAGTTGGCGCGGGAGAAAAAGACCAAACCGCCGATTACCGCAGAAGAACTGGCCGAGCGTGGCATCAACGTTTTTATGGGGTCGCTTTGGACTTGCGCCAGAGACAAAGACAGGCTGCAAGCGACGGACTATGAAGAAATCTACATCCACGCCAAGGTGACGATTGTGGATGACGCCGCGTTCACGATAGGCTCGGCCAACCTGAATCTCCGCAGTATGGCTCTAGATAGCGAGCTTAACGTGTTGAGTGAGGCGAAGGAGGTAGCGTTTCAATTGCGCTGTGATTTGTTCAGCCAGTGCTCTGGGTTGGCGGGGCCGGCGCAGTTTGGGGATATGACAAGCACGTTCGACGACTGGCAAGATATTGCGACGGCGAACACCGACTGTAAGACATTGAGAACAAAACTTAAAAGTCAGTTGTTACCGTTTTACGTGGACCGCAAACCTGGATCTCCGCTCGTCTAACCATGAGCAAAACGCGGATACGTTGGATATATGCCACTGCTCTGCTGGTGGGGTTGGCTATTGGCGCAGTTTCCCTCAACAACTACTTCAAGGAGCGAGCTTTGCATACCCTGCCATATGGATTCCAGAAGTTCAGTCTGTCTGACCCGCTACCCGCATGCGCCCGCTGGAAAGACCACATGCCGTCGACCCGCGACCCGGCAGCATACCGGCTATATATCGAGGCTCGCAAGATATGGCGTAGCAAGATAGCGTGGCAATTCACACGAGAGGAGGCCACGCTTATACTCACCGACGTAAAAAAGGCGGCCGATTTGGGCGACTGGGGAGCGCGTGCACTAATGGCGCATTTTTATCTGCACGGACTCGGTGCTCTCGAATCCAATCATGTTCTTGATGCAAACCCTGAGAAAAGTGTCGAAATCACTCGCATGGCGGCCAAGGCGATGCAACCGTGGGGGCTATATGACCTCGGTGTCGCGTACGAGCATGGTTATGGCGGTGCACACTACGACCTCGATTTGGCTTGGGCATACTACCTGAGGGCGGCCCAGCTCGGCAGTCCGGAGGCACAGATGGCGTTAGCCCAGGCCTATAGCGATGCTGGACGATTAGGCGATGAAGAAACTATGTTGCAATGTGCCTACGAACAGAGACATGGGCCGGCGGCATATAAGTTGGCTATGCGGGAACGAACTCATAATGAATATGGAAAGGCGATACAGATATACCAACAAGGCTTGAAATACGGGAGTAAAGATTGTGCTGCCGCACTTAAATTGTTATTTATGAGAGGGCACTGGCCCAATCCTCTTGATGAAGAGGTAAAAATTTTGCAAAAATTCAGCATCGCACGAGATACCGAGCGTGAGAATCGTTACAACGCCATCTACGACGCATTGGGAATCAATCCCGACCTGAAACTGAGCCGGCTCGACCAAGTGCTTCCGTTGCCTCCTGCAAAGTTGCCACCCTGGTCTGGTGTCGAGGACGCGGTCGAGCCAGAGTCCTACGACAAACCCACGTACTGAGCCAACCAGGAGAAGCCCATGACCCTGAAAATCATCACCGTCGGCGACGCCACCGACCATGGCGGGAAAGTCATCAGTGGCTCACCCACGCACGATATCGGTGGCAAGGCAATTGCGCGGCTGGGCGACGACGTCATGTGTCCACAACGCTATCCCGGTGGCGCACCGCATGGCGTCAATAAAATTGTGACCGCCCACGAGACCCTGACCGCAGGAGGGATTCCGGTGGCCGTACATGGCTGCAAGACGGCGTGCGGATGCTCGCTCATCGGCAGGGTCAACGCGACAGTGGAATAGCTGGCCATTGCCATCTTTACCCACCAGCGCATCTGCCTGCGCCGGGCAATCCTTGACCTGCGTGTTGGCGCCTTGTTGAAAAGCATGATATTAATTGAGCAATTAATTAAATACCTACTTTGCGCAAGGATCAGCTCGACATGTCTTTCCTGATAGTCCTGGCCGCTCTGGCCTTCCTGATGCTGGCCGCCTACCGCGGCTACAGTGTGATCCTGTTTGCGCCCGTCGCCGCGCTCGGCGCCGTGCTGCTGACCGATCCGTCGGCCGTGCCGGCCGTCTTCAGCGGCATCTTCATGGAAAAGATGGTGGGCTTCATCAAGCTGTACTTCCCCGTGTTCCTGCTGGGCGCCGTGTTCGGCAAGCTGATCGAACTGTCCGGCTTTTCCCAGTCCATCGTCGTGGCGGCCATCCGCTATATCGGCAGTTCGCGCGCGAATGCCGTCATCGTCGCCGTGTGCGCCGCGCTGACTTATGGCGGCGTGTCGCTGTTCGTCGTGGTGTTCGCCGTCTATCCGTTCGCGGCCGAGCTGTATCGTCAAAGCAATATTCCCAAGCGCCTGATGCCGGGCGCCATTGCTCTCGGTGCGTTCTCGTTTACCATGGACACCCTGCCGGGCACGCCGCAAATCCAGAACATCATCCCCACCACCTTCTTCAACACGACGGGCTGGGCCGCGCCGTGGCTGGGCACGATAGGCTCGGTGCTGACGGTGGCCATGGGACTGGCCTTCCTCGAATGGCGGCGGCGCTCCGTCATGGCGACGGGCGAAGGCTATGGCGTCGAGGCGGAACAGGCCAAGGCCGGCTCGGGCGACTTGCCCCATCCCCTGCTGTCGGTGGCGCCCTTGGTACTGGTGGGTGTGGCCAACTTTGCGCTGACCAAGCTAATTCCCCACTGGTATGGCGACAGCTACGTGCTCGGCGCCGAAGCGCTGCCGGGCTTGCACGCGCCCGTGACGACGGCAATCGCTTCCGTCACCGGCATCTGGGCCGTGGAGGGCGCCTTGCTGCTGGGTATCTTGCTCGTCTGCGTGACGGCCTTCGGACGCATCCGCGCCGCCTTTGCCGAAGGCACCAAGGCGGCCGTGGGCGGCGCCCTGCTGGCGGCCATGAATACGGCGTCCGAATATGGCTTTGGCGGCGTCATCGCGGCACTGCCCGGTTTCCTTGCCGTCAGCAACACCTTGCGCAGCGTGCCCGATCCGCTCGTCAACGCAGCCGTCTCCGTGACGACCCTGGCCGGCATCACCGGCTCCGCGTCGGGCGGCATGAGCATCGCATTGGCCGCCATGTCGGACAGTTTCATCCAGGCGGCGCAGCAAGCCCACATCCCGCTCGAAGTGCTGCACCGCGTGGTGGCGATGGCCAGCGGCGGCATGGACACCTTGCCACACAACGGCGCCGTGATTACCCTGCTGGCCGTCACGGGCCTCACGCACCGCCAGTCCTACCGCGACATTTTCGGCATCACCGTCATCAAGACGGTGGCCGTGTTCCTCGTCATCGCCGTGTACTACCTGACGGGACTGGTGTAAGGGCTGGGGCCAGCTACGGCCGCGGAGACGAGGCCGGCTTGGCCACGGCCTGCGGCGACTTGAACAGGTGGCTGATGCCCATGGTCAGCAGCGGGCCAGCCAGCGCCAGGTAGGAGCTGTCGACGCCGTACGGATTGCCCGCCAGGAACCAGCCGATGGTGGCCACCACCGAGACGATCACGCCGACAAAGGCGCCGCGCGGCGTGCCGAACTTCGGCGCATAGAAAGCCATCAGCACCAGCACGGCCAGGGTGGCGCGCAGGGCCTTGCCGAGGAAGGCGATCATCAGCAGTTTTTCCGCATACAGGGCCAGCACCAGCGGCAGCAGGCCGGCCACGACGATCGCGATGCGCAGGAACAGCATCGATTTCGCGTCATTTTTCGCCTTGTTGTACCACGGGTCATAAAAATCCTTCATGGCCAGCGTGGCCGATGCCAGCGTGGTGGCGGAAATGCCGCCGAACAGGGCGCCGGCCAGGCCGACGATCATGATGCTGGCGGAAAAGGCCGGCATGTGGGCGATCAGGGTCGGGAAGGCGTCGATCGACTTCATGCCCGGATACAGCACGGCGCTGCACATGCCGATCAGCGCGGCCATCAGGCCGAACGGGATCATCAGCGACGACACGTAATAGCAGGCGCGCTTGGCCACGGCCGGGTTGTCCGTGCTGACCAGGGCCTGGATCACGTATTGCGTGGCGAAGATGGAACCGATGCCGCCTATCATCCAGGCGATGATCTGGCCCCAGCCGATCTCGACCCAGTTGAACATCTTGGCCGGCAGCTGCGCCTGCAGCGCGCCGATGCCGCCCGTCGCTTCCAGCGCATACGCGAGCGCCAGGATCACGCCCAGGTATTTGACGATGGAATGGGCGAAATTGGTGTACACGACCGAACGCATGCCGCCCAGGCTGACATAGATCACGGTGATGGCGCCCACCAGCAGGATGGCCACGGTTTTATTGATATGCAACACGGCGGCCAGCACGGCGCCGCCGCTCGCGTACAGGGCGACGGCCACGATGCCCAGCGCGACGATGGTGAGGATGGAGGCCGCATAACGCACGGGCTCGCCGTAGGTCTGCGCCAGGATGCCGGAAATCGTCGATTGCCCGCTCTCCTTGTATTTCCGGACCAGCACGATCGCCAGCAGCAGGAAGCCCAGCGACAGCGCCACCAGGTTCCAGGCGGCGGAAATGCCCAGTTCATAACCCTTTTGCGCCGTGCCGATGCTAACGGAACTGCCGATGAATTCGGACAGCAGCAATGCGCCGATCAGGAAGGCCGGATAATTGCGACCGCCGGCCGTCATGCCTTCGCTGTTGTTGGCATGCTTGCGCACGCTATAAGTAATGTACGACATGAGGGCGAAATAACTCACCGTGACTGCCGCGATGATGATCAATCTGTTTTCCATCCGTCTACTCCAAGTCTGCTTTTCTTATTATTATTTTTCAAGAAAGCCTCCCCTGCCGCATACCGGACCTGCCGGCGGCGGTGCTCAGGGGCAAAGCAAATTCTTGCCGTACCGATATGGTACGGCAAGCCTTACAACAAGAATGCGCGCAGCTGGGCCGTGAACAGGTCCGCCGCCTCGACGTTTGAAATATGCGAGGCGGGCAGGCTTGCCAGGCGGGCGCCGGCGACCTGCTGCTGCAGCCAGCGCCCGTCATCGATGGTGGTCACGGGATCGTGCTCGCCGGCGATGATCAGGGTCGGCACGCCGAGCGTAGCGACGGCTGCGCGCAAGTCGGCCCGGGCCAGCGCTTCGCAGCACGCCGCATAGCCGCCGGCATCCTGCCCGCGCAGGGTGGCCACCATACCCGCCACCGTATCCGTTTCGCGCCCGATGAACGGCGGCGTGAACCAGCGCGCGGCGGCGCCATCGGCCACGGTGCCCATGCCGTCGCGCCGCACTTGCTGCGCCCGCGCCAGCCAGGCGTCGGCCGTGCCGATGCGCGCCGCCGTATTCGCCAGGACCAGTTTATGCAGGCGCTGCGGATGGTGGATGCCCAGCCACTGGCCCGTCAGGCCGCCCATCGAGATGCCGCAGAACGCGGCGCGCGCGATCTCCAGGTGGTCGAGCAGCGCCACCACGTCCAGGCCCAGCTCGTCGATGCCGAACGGCGCGCCGCCGGCGGACTGGCCATGGCCGCGCGCGTCATAGCGCACGACAAAAAACCGGGAAGCCAGCGCCGCCGCCTGGGCATCCCACATGGACAGGTCCGTGCCAAGCGAGTTCGACAGGACCAGGCAGGGATTGCCGCGCTGTCCATCGGTGCGGTAATGCAGGCGCGTAGCGTCCGCGCTGAGCGTATTCACGATAGTGTGCGTCATAGAATGTTTCCTTTGATCATGCCAGGGTGCGCATCAGGAATCGTCGCCGCGAACCGAGGAAGGATGGCGGCACAGCGGCATCACCTCGATCTGCATGTAGGGAAACAGTGGAAGCGAGGTCAGCAAATTGTGCAGCTCGTCCACGCTGTCCACGTCGAAGACGCTGATGTTGGCGTACTGGCCGGCGATGCGCCACAGGTGGCGCCACTTGCCCTCGTGCTGCAGGCGCTGCGCCAGTTCCTTTTCCGTCTGCTTCAGCAGCGCCGCCTGCTCGGCCGGCATGCTCACGGGCAGGTTCACGTTCATGCGTACATGGAATAA is a window of Janthinobacterium sp. 1_2014MBL_MicDiv DNA encoding:
- a CDS encoding phospholipase D-like domain-containing protein, which codes for MSAMNSNVDLYKQTLSYRDNDAPYQCLAQPWFVHVPYPVHPPRYRCFIEPLICGEAVFRKIAKDLESAKHSVDIITWGFDPGMVLVRGKSAEDGIRYGDLLKKIASHKHNPVKVRLLVWHDSAVTQKVMKNNPGYYGRRFPNIGCAQGGYFSESHQAYNTEWYAQVCDDAIPNIHFHVRKVPVNLLNNSLSGELAPTGFMAQVTQTFATHHQKMLLIDYENPVNAIGYVMGHNSVTDFWDTSEHHFRDIRRERIYHMEHVALQKAAWKEGECYDSAGPGYQLSSLQQAAKERLVQSYIDKNSHVVKPYQDVSCRLHGPILYDLNHNFCQAWEKSTRPTSLFMDTAWFFNPPIKRIVRKARDWLHDEMDPEFVARRARIPLSAFKLQNGLHNVQLLRTEPQHTEKAIKECYANLTRQTLRYIFIQNQYIQYTPWAEHLIECVGRLRSAGYLKPIYVFILTSTPENDGMDVPTYDVVSKVGRSETMKVEHEEALKLAREKKTKPPITAEELAERGINVFMGSLWTCARDKDRLQATDYEEIYIHAKVTIVDDAAFTIGSANLNLRSMALDSELNVLSEAKEVAFQLRCDLFSQCSGLAGPAQFGDMTSTFDDWQDIATANTDCKTLRTKLKSQLLPFYVDRKPGSPLV
- the pcaD gene encoding 3-oxoadipate enol-lactonase, whose translation is MTHTIVNTLSADATRLHYRTDGQRGNPCLVLSNSLGTDLSMWDAQAAALASRFFVVRYDARGHGQSAGGAPFGIDELGLDVVALLDHLEIARAAFCGISMGGLTGQWLGIHHPQRLHKLVLANTAARIGTADAWLARAQQVRRDGMGTVADGAAARWFTPPFIGRETDTVAGMVATLRGQDAGGYAACCEALARADLRAAVATLGVPTLIIAGEHDPVTTIDDGRWLQQQVAGARLASLPASHISNVEAADLFTAQLRAFLL
- a CDS encoding GntP family permease is translated as MSFLIVLAALAFLMLAAYRGYSVILFAPVAALGAVLLTDPSAVPAVFSGIFMEKMVGFIKLYFPVFLLGAVFGKLIELSGFSQSIVVAAIRYIGSSRANAVIVAVCAALTYGGVSLFVVVFAVYPFAAELYRQSNIPKRLMPGAIALGAFSFTMDTLPGTPQIQNIIPTTFFNTTGWAAPWLGTIGSVLTVAMGLAFLEWRRRSVMATGEGYGVEAEQAKAGSGDLPHPLLSVAPLVLVGVANFALTKLIPHWYGDSYVLGAEALPGLHAPVTTAIASVTGIWAVEGALLLGILLVCVTAFGRIRAAFAEGTKAAVGGALLAAMNTASEYGFGGVIAALPGFLAVSNTLRSVPDPLVNAAVSVTTLAGITGSASGGMSIALAAMSDSFIQAAQQAHIPLEVLHRVVAMASGGMDTLPHNGAVITLLAVTGLTHRQSYRDIFGITVIKTVAVFLVIAVYYLTGLV
- a CDS encoding tetratricopeptide repeat protein, with protein sequence MPSTRDPAAYRLYIEARKIWRSKIAWQFTREEATLILTDVKKAADLGDWGARALMAHFYLHGLGALESNHVLDANPEKSVEITRMAAKAMQPWGLYDLGVAYEHGYGGAHYDLDLAWAYYLRAAQLGSPEAQMALAQAYSDAGRLGDEETMLQCAYEQRHGPAAYKLAMRERTHNEYGKAIQIYQQGLKYGSKDCAAALKLLFMRGHWPNPLDEEVKILQKFSIARDTERENRYNAIYDALGINPDLKLSRLDQVLPLPPAKLPPWSGVEDAVEPESYDKPTY
- the catC gene encoding muconolactone Delta-isomerase, which encodes MLFHVRMNVNLPVSMPAEQAALLKQTEKELAQRLQHEGKWRHLWRIAGQYANISVFDVDSVDELHNLLTSLPLFPYMQIEVMPLCRHPSSVRGDDS
- a CDS encoding sodium:solute symporter family protein; this translates as MENRLIIIAAVTVSYFALMSYITYSVRKHANNSEGMTAGGRNYPAFLIGALLLSEFIGSSVSIGTAQKGYELGISAAWNLVALSLGFLLLAIVLVRKYKESGQSTISGILAQTYGEPVRYAASILTIVALGIVAVALYASGGAVLAAVLHINKTVAILLVGAITVIYVSLGGMRSVVYTNFAHSIVKYLGVILALAYALEATGGIGALQAQLPAKMFNWVEIGWGQIIAWMIGGIGSIFATQYVIQALVSTDNPAVAKRACYYVSSLMIPFGLMAALIGMCSAVLYPGMKSIDAFPTLIAHMPAFSASIMIVGLAGALFGGISATTLASATLAMKDFYDPWYNKAKNDAKSMLFLRIAIVVAGLLPLVLALYAEKLLMIAFLGKALRATLAVLVLMAFYAPKFGTPRGAFVGVIVSVVATIGWFLAGNPYGVDSSYLALAGPLLTMGISHLFKSPQAVAKPASSPRP
- a CDS encoding PAAR domain-containing protein, yielding MTLKIITVGDATDHGGKVISGSPTHDIGGKAIARLGDDVMCPQRYPGGAPHGVNKIVTAHETLTAGGIPVAVHGCKTACGCSLIGRVNATVE